CGATTCCCATTAATCCACAGATGATTAAGTTTTTGAACTCATCGATTGTTACATTTTGATATTCAGGTTTTAATAATTCACGCATACCCATTACACGCGCTCTTACTGATTCAATACCTTTTGATTCAATTTTTTTACGGTTTGGAGTTAAGGCATTAACCATCGCTTCGTAGTTTACATCAAGAAGTAATGAATATCCTCCGTAAATTTTACCACGTACTAGTGTCATCGCAGCTCCACTTACTTTTTTACCACGAGCAGTTAAGTCGTTACGTCCTCTTTGTTCAACTTCTGTAGCTCCTAAGCTGTGAAGTACGTCTACTGCTGGTTGGTAGAATTTTTTGTAGTTTCCATATACATCTGTATCCCCAGGCATTAAGAAACATACGTTAACAGCTCCGTTATCAACGTATACAGCACCACCACCTGTATCACGACGTACTAAGATAATATCTTTTTCTTTCATGTAGTCATGATTTACTTCAGTTTCAGCATTTTGGAATAATCCGATTTCTACTTTTGGTTCGCAGTAATATGGGAAGATTACAGTCTCATCGATATCGATGTTGTTAAGCACGTAAACTTGCATCGCCATTACTAAAGCCCCATCTGGTAAATATTTTCCGTTTCTAATCGGTTCTATTAAATACATAATTTATTCTCCTTTATTTGTTAATTTTTGTTAATGTATTTTTTAGCTAATAATATATTTTATTGTAGTTTTCATATAATTTGGTCCGCAATATCACAAAATCTCATAGTGAATTTTCTTCACAGCCTATGTTATACACTTGATGCGCACTACCCGAAAATTTATTACGGGGCTGACCCAAAATACCTAAATTTTAACAAAGTGTATATGGAAACTCATAGACGCAGTGGTTTATTGATATCTAAAATCGCTTTAGAAAAGCTTTTTAGATATGTAATAAACTGTACGGAGGTGACTCGACAAAATCTTGTTTCTTGAAATCACGATTTTTTAGTCACCTCCTTTTTTCCAACAACTCTTCCACTTCTAACGTTAAATCTTTACTATTTTGATTAAACCACAATACCCTAGAAGCTATTCTTTCAGGGAATTGGTATTTCTTCTGATTCATAGTAATCATCAACGCCTGTGGATTTTTATCAAGTTCTCTATAAAATGGATATTTTATAAACTGAGGCGTCGTAAATCCTACTCCTATTTCGATAAATAATGTTTTCTTATCACGATTTTTTTCTAAAAATTCATTATACTTATCTAGATGTTCAAAAAAGATTGGATCCTCTACCATTCCCTTTTCAGCATTACGCTTATTAACCTCAAGTGGTGCTCCACATTCTGGACATAATGGAATAGACCTATAGTCAACTTCCATATTTTCTTGTTCCACAGCAAGTCTACGCATTAATGCTTCATCTTGATATGTCTTCGCATGACAGTGTTTACTGCACTGCATAAGCCCGTACTTCCCTTGAATGTGGAAAACTTTATCCATATCATACCCCGCAACATCGAACGCATTATCCGCATTAGTCGTAATAATGTGATAGTTTTTATCCTTTAGAATATTTTTTAAGGCAGTGTAACTTGCCCCAACAGGTTGATCAAAGTAATTTAATAAGACAAAACGACTTTGAAAAGCCCAATATTCTTGTGAACTAGGGAAATCAAATAGGCTCGCCTGTAACATATCTAAAAATTTATATTTTTCTACAA
This is a stretch of genomic DNA from Gemella haemolysans. It encodes these proteins:
- a CDS encoding lipoate--protein ligase, giving the protein MYLIEPIRNGKYLPDGALVMAMQVYVLNNIDIDETVIFPYYCEPKVEIGLFQNAETEVNHDYMKEKDIILVRRDTGGGAVYVDNGAVNVCFLMPGDTDVYGNYKKFYQPAVDVLHSLGATEVEQRGRNDLTARGKKVSGAAMTLVRGKIYGGYSLLLDVNYEAMVNALTPNRKKIESKGIESVRARVMGMRELLKPEYQNVTIDEFKNLIICGLMGIEDIKDAKRYELTDEDWAAIEKLADEKYRNWDWNYGKSPRYNYNRDAHLAIGTVDFSLEVEEGRITKAKIYGDFFGKGNVVDVEEKLIGVRVKEEDLLEALGSIDLTHYFGNVEAKELVDLILS
- a CDS encoding SIR2 family NAD-dependent protein deacylase — encoded protein: MTWKAIELEENNAEKLAQLIEEAEAIVIGIGAGMSAADGFTYIGERFTSNFKDFVEKYKFLDMLQASLFDFPSSQEYWAFQSRFVLLNYFDQPVGASYTALKNILKDKNYHIITTNADNAFDVAGYDMDKVFHIQGKYGLMQCSKHCHAKTYQDEALMRRLAVEQENMEVDYRSIPLCPECGAPLEVNKRNAEKGMVEDPIFFEHLDKYNEFLEKNRDKKTLFIEIGVGFTTPQFIKYPFYRELDKNPQALMITMNQKKYQFPERIASRVLWFNQNSKDLTLEVEELLEKRR